Genomic window (Lewinellaceae bacterium):
CATGCCTTTCTTTTATTGTTGGCGCTGCTGCCCCTGGCGGCCGTATTTTTTATTTTTTCGCCGGAGGTGTGGTACCTTATGCCCCTGGCGCTGCTGATCGCATTGCTTTTCCTGGCTTTCGCAATTTTATATAAATATGCCCAATATTGGCCAGGCCGCCGGAAGGTGCACAACAGCCTCACGGCAGCGCTGTTCGCTCTGGGCCTTATTATTCCGTTTTTTGCTCCGGCTTGCCTGGTGTATCTTGTGGCGCTTTTTCGGAAAGCAGAGAAGAGGGTTGTATTGTTATATGGTTAGGATGGCTGGCTTTGTGGGGACTTAGCCGATGGTTTTATTGTTGGCTTTGGCAGTTTCTCGTCCTAAAATAGGTCTACAAACAACCATTTAACCATACAGCAATTCAGCAATATCCAAACACACTCATGCTAAGCATCCAAAACATCAGTGTTTCCTACGGCGATCATCAGGTTTTGACAGGCGCCTCCCTGGAAGTAGCGCCCGGCGCCATCCATGGCGTCCTGGGCATGAACGGCGCAGGCAAGACGACCTTCTTTGAAGCAACCTACGGCAGGGTGCCTCGCCTGGCTGGCGATTGCACCCTGGAGGGCCGGCCCTTGCAACGAGCCGACATGGCTTACCTGGAAACGGAAAGTTTTTTCTACCCCATGCTCACCGGAAAGGAGCACCTGCGGTTGTGTGCCGTTTCCAATCCCGATTTTGATATCGATGGCTGGAATAAGCTTTTCCACCTCCCACTTGACCAGTTGTCCGACACCTATTCTTCCGGCATGAAGCAAAAACTGGCGCTGATGGGAGCACTGGCTGCCGGCCGCAAGGTGCTCATCCTGGACGAACCATTCAACGGCATAGACCTGGAAAGCAGCGAGGTTTTTTATCAGGTGCTAAACCACCTGCGCAACCAGGGCCGCTATATCCTCCTCTCTTCCCATATCATGGAGACCCTCACCAACACCTGCGATGCCATTAGTTATCTGCAGGGCGGCCAATTCACCCGCACCTATTCCAAAGAAGAGTATCCGGATATGCAGTTGCAGATCAGAAAATCATTGCAGGGCAAAATCGGGGATGTTTTGGAAGGGCTTTGATAAAAGCATCACCGAAGTAGCAAAAGCTAACTACCAGAACAACTTTTTCCCTACCTTCCGTTTTAATAAAGAAGTGGTTTTACCGCAAAATGCAAGCTCAGCGATATGGAAGAGAAGCAGTTCGTCGACAAACTCTACGCCTCCCACCAGAATGCCCAGCGCATTCCCTCCCCTTCGGCCGTGTGCGGCTGGCTGGAAGGCCTGCTCACCGCCCTGTTCCCCGAACTGGCCAACCGGCGTTACAACAGCCGCCGCGAGTTGGAACAGCACTACCGGCAACTGAAACTGGAGCTGTTCTCCATCCTGGAAACCATGGAGGAAATGCTGCCGGTATCCGCCGAAGAGCTGGAACAATCATTTCTCGATAAGCTGCCCACGCTCCACCAGTTGCTGCATGCCGACGCCGAGGCCTTGTTGCGCGGCGACCCTGCTGCTGTGAGCAAAACCGAGGTGATCCGAACCTACCCCGGCTTCAAGGCCATCGCCGTGTACCGCCTGGCGCACGAATTTCACCGGCTGGGCGTGCCACTCATCCCCCGCATCCTCACCGAACATGTGCATAGCCTGACCGGCATCGACATCCACCCCGGCGCCCGAATCGGCGAGAGCTTCTGCATGGACCACGGTACGGGCATCGTCATCGGCGAGACGGTTGAGATTGGCAATGATGTGAAGCTCTACCAGGGCGTCACCCTGGGCGCCCTCAGCGTCGCCAAAGAGATGGCCAAGACCAAACGCCACCCTACCATCGAGGACCGGGTGGTGATCTACGCCGGCGCCACCATCCTGGGGGGCGAGACAGTTATCGGGCACGACAGCACCATCGGCGGCAGCGTGTGGCTGACCAAGAGCGTGCCGCCGCACTCGCGCATCTACTATGATGGGTACGTGCGGCAGAAGGCAGAGGTTTAGTTGTGTAAATGCTTGATTGTAAAGAACACATTTAGTAAGTTCTCAATAAATGTCGTTTTGCGGCCAGTCCTGTAAGGACGAAAGGCCGTTGCCAGGGCCGAAAGGCCCTGGAAATGGGGTTTAGCGTTGTTGAAGTCCTGCCCCAAAGGGGCCACCATGTGGTAGGGACGACAGGTTTCATTCCCATTTATTGAGAAGTTACCACACTTACACACTTACACACTTACACATTTCCCATGTACACCATAGACCACCTTTCCCATACCGCCGACATCCGGCTGCACCTCATGGCCGACAGCCGGGAAGAACTCTTCCGGGCGGGCTTCGAGGCGATGAACCAGATTATCAAACCCGACGCTTGCCGGATGCCCTGCCCCTGTATCATCAACCAAAAGATAGAACTCGATTCGGTGGATGCTACGGCATTGTTTATCGACTTCCTGTCTGATGTGCTTACCCTGGCGCATGAACATAAGGCCGTTTTCTGCGAAGTGGAGTTCCAGGAGTTGAACGCCACCCACCTGCGGGCCAGCATCGGCGGCCGCCCGGCTAATGGTTTTGACGAGGATATCAAAGCCGTGACCTACCACGAGGCCAATGTCAGGCAGAATGTCGAAGGGCAGTGGGAAACTTTGCTTATTTTCGATATTTAGAGATGTTGGGCCGGTTTGAAATTCAAAGTAGAAGGAAGGCCCTGAACGGGAACGGATAAGAGGCAATGCCTGTTAAAAAAGCAACAACAGCCATCAATCGTTGCTTTTTGCTTTTGTTATCGTTATCATTATAATCATTACTTTTATAATCATTACTTTTGTAATTATTATTTTTATAACGATTACTTTTATAACGATTACTTTTATAACGATTACTTTTATAACGATTATAAAAATAATGATCCAGGCAATCAGGGGCACCTATCCAAAAACCAGTAATCCTTCACTTGTACCGAAATCTGAAAAAAAACTATGCCTATTAACAAGAACCAACTAACCAAACTGCACGATTATCTCTGGGAACTGCCTAAAGAAACCCGGCCGGATATGCTGGTGCCCGCCCGCGTATACGCCTTGGAAGAACTGCTGGACGCCATCCTCAACGACCGCTCGCTGGAACAGTTGGCCAATGTGGCCACCTTGCCGGGCATTGTCAAAGCGTCTATGGTGATGCCCGATGTGCATGAAGGCTACGGTTTTCCCATTGGAGGAGTGGCCGCTACGCGTTATCCGGATGGCGCCATCTCTCCGGGCGGGATCGGTTACGACATCAACTGCGGGGTTCGCCTGCTGATCTCAGACCTTACTTACAATCAGGTAAAGAACCGTATGGAGGAACTCTCCAAAGAACTATACCGGCAGGTGCCGTCCGGCATGGGCAAGGGCGGCTTTGTGAAGCTTTCTGCTAAAAACATGGATAAGGCGCTCCGCCTGGGCGCTGCCTGGGCCGTGGAAGAAGGCTACGGCAACCCGGCCGACCTTGAAAACACCGAGAGCCACGGCTGCCTGCCGGATGCTGATCCCAACAAAGTATCGGACCAGGCCAAGAAACGGGGCCGCGACCAGCTCGGCACCATCGGTTCCGGCAATCACTTTGTGGAAGTGGGGCGCGTAGGGGATATCTATGACGAAGAAGCCGCCGCCGCCTACGGCCTAAGGCTGCACCAGATCACCATCCTCATTCATACTGGTTCGCGTGGGCTGGGCCACCAGGTGGCTACCGACTACCTGCGCCTCATGATGAGCGCCATGGCAAAGTATGGGATTGAACTGCCCGACCGCGAGCTGGCCTGCGTGCCGTTCAGCTCCCCCGAAGGCCAGGATTATTTCCACGCCATGTGCGCCGCCGCCAACTTCGCCTGGTGCAACCGCCAGGTGATTACCTGGGAATGCCGCAAGGCCTGGGCCAATGTGTTTGGCAAATCCGGCGGCGAATTGAAATTGATGTACGACGTAGCACACAACATCGCCAAGGTCGAAGAACACGCCGTTGACGGGGAAAAGATGAAAGTGATCGTGCACCGCAAGGGCGCCACGCGGGCCTTCGGCCCACACTTCAGCGAACTGCCAGAGGCCTACCGCCACATCGGCCAGCCGGTGCTCATTCCCGGCAGCATGGGCACCGCTTCCTATGTGCTGGCGGGCACCGACGAGAGCATGGCTTCCTCCTTTGGTTCCACCTGCCACGGCGCCGGCCGGCGGCTCTCCCGCCGCGGCGCCAAGAAACAGGTCGACGCGCCCAAATTGATCCGCGAACTGAAAGAACAGGGCATCCACATCCAGGCCGGCTCCCACCGAGGGGTGGCAGAAGAGGCGCCCATTGCCTATAAAGATGTCGACCTGGTAGTGGAAACGGTGCACCAGGCGGGGATTGCGAAGAAGGTAGCGAGGTTGCGGCCGTTGGGAGTGGTGAAGGGGTAGCCTGCCCCAGACCCATTCGGATTAGGTTTAAAGTTCTAATAAGCTTTTCGGCCGTAGAAACTCCCCCAAACCCCATGCGCATCAGGTTGAAATGTTAAAATGGTTGTGGCTATCTGCCGCCGGGCATAGAACTCACCCCCGGCCGATCAAGATCGGCCTCCCCCTCTCTTAAGCTGCACAGGAACAACGAGAAGAGAGGGGGGAACGCCCAGCGCCGAGCCCCGCCGGGAAGCCCTGCGCTGGAAGCCACTGCCTGGCAAAGCCCCCTCTTCCTCTGAGCCCCTTTGGAGCTTAAGAGGGGGTTTCGCCCGGCGGAGGCTTCCGGGCAGGGCTCCTCGGATGAGGCCTGGCGCTGCCCCCCTCTCTTTTCGATGGCCGCATATAGCCTAAGAGAGGGGGTGCCCTCGCCACAAGCGAGGGCGGGGGTGAGTTTACTGCCCGGCGGTGCTGAACTCCCCCAAACCCCATGCGTATCTGGTTGAAATGTTAAGGCGGGTTTGAGCGCTTTTGATGGAACGCGGATTTTCGCGGGTGCGGCGGGTTTTCGCGAGTTTCAGAGCCTGCCGCTGTAGGCGGGACATTCCTGCTGCCGCCAAGCGCGTCCCATGCGGGCCAGTATTAGGTGGATGCCGAATTTGCGCAGTTTGGAGGCCATTATCCCTGCCTGCCAGCGAGCTGGCGAGCAGGCAGGGGGTTTAGTTCCCCAATCCGCGCCAATCCGCTGCATTCGCGCTAATCCGCGTTCCATTTCGCCATAATGCCCACTATGTTAACATACAAACCTGATGCGAATGCCCCAAACCCCCTCTTAGGCCTTAAGCTCCCCTATGAAAGAGGGGGCTTTACCTGGCAGTGGCTGCCAGCGCGAGACCACTTTGACCCTAGACCGTCCAAAGTCCAGTGAGGTCAGATGCCCAACAAAAATGCGGGGTATCCCATAGAACGGCCTTCCCTGAATCCAACCCCCTCGTCCAGCCAGCCACTCTCTTGGCTCCATTTCCGGAGTGCGGAGAAGGCCGTTTCCGCTCCCCGCCGCAGGTTGCCTTCCAACTGGCCGCTCTCGCTAAAGGCTTCCAGGCCGAAGGTATGGCAGGTTCTGCCCTTAACCTGTATTTGCGTCAGTTCCACCTGGCAGCCCTCCGGAGCCCATTCGCCGATGGGCGCTTCGCGAATGGTTCCATCCTCCGAAAAGTGGTAAACATACCCCAATCGCTCTTTGACGACAGCGATCCAATTGTCGTTTCCCTCTTCAATGATCTTATGGGAAAGGCTGTCCGCTTCATCCAGGCGGAAGCTCCATTTTATCCAATGTTCCACCTGGCCCCGGGCGTTGAGTTCCGGAAAATGCCATTCTCCCAGGATTTTTATTAGTTGCTTGGCTTCGATGTTGCCCTCGCGCAGCTTGAGGCCGATGTTTTTGTCATTGGCGACAAGGAGGTAGTGGTCTACCCTTTTTGGGGTATCCGGGCTGTCAAATGCTTTATTTTTAGAGGCGAACCAAACGATCAGCCCCTCCGGCACTAAGTGAAAAAACCAACGGACTTCGCAGCTGGGGTACATTAGTTTTGTTTTATTAAAAGAAAAACACTCCACGCAAAAGTAGGTATCCGTCAGGTCAATTGACGAACTTTCTGATCCTTCCAGGCATTCTCTAAATATCAAAACAAATCTTAATCCTGTTGCCAAACGGCCAACAGCCAAAAGCAAGTTCCACCAATGAGCACCGTCCTCCACCTCGTCGGCAATACGCCACTCGTTGAAATCGAAACCATCATCCAAAAGCCTGGCGTTCGCGTCTTTGGCAAGCTGGAAGGGCAGAACCCCGGCGGCAGCGTCAAAGACCGCGCCGCCTACGGCATGATCAAAGGGGCGCTCGACCGGGGGGAACTGAAGCCCGGCGTTCGCCTCATCGAGGCTACTAGCGGCAATACCGGCATCGCCCTGGCCATGATCGCCCGCAAATTCGGGGTGGACATCACTTTGCTCATGCCGGGAGACTCCACCGCAGAGCGGGCGCAGGCCATGCGGGCTTATGGGGCGGAGGTCATCCTCACTTCTCCCGAAAAAGGCGGCATCGAGTACTCCCGCCAACTGGCCGGCGAGATGGTGGCCGACGGAGGCTACCTGATGCTCAACCAGTTTGCCAACCCCGACAACTGGGGCATGCACTACCGCACCACCGGCCCGGAGGTCTGGCGCGACACCGAAGGCAAGGTCACCCATTTCGTCTCCTCCATGGGCACCACCGGCACCATCATGGGTACCTCCCGCTACCTCAAAGAGCAGAACCCGGCCGTGCAGATCATCGGGGTTCAGCCTACCGACGGCTCCCGTATCCCCGGCATCCGCCGCTGGTCGCCCGAGTTCCTGCCGAAGATTTTCGAACCGGAGCGGGTGGACCGAATCATCGACGTTTCCCAGGAAGAATCCACCG
Coding sequences:
- the cysM gene encoding cysteine synthase CysM, which codes for MSTVLHLVGNTPLVEIETIIQKPGVRVFGKLEGQNPGGSVKDRAAYGMIKGALDRGELKPGVRLIEATSGNTGIALAMIARKFGVDITLLMPGDSTAERAQAMRAYGAEVILTSPEKGGIEYSRQLAGEMVADGGYLMLNQFANPDNWGMHYRTTGPEVWRDTEGKVTHFVSSMGTTGTIMGTSRYLKEQNPAVQIIGVQPTDGSRIPGIRRWSPEFLPKIFEPERVDRIIDVSQEESTAMMRRLAQEEAIFAGMSSGGACAAAARLAEELEEGVVVFIVCDRGDRYLSSGIFE
- a CDS encoding RtcB family protein, with the protein product MPINKNQLTKLHDYLWELPKETRPDMLVPARVYALEELLDAILNDRSLEQLANVATLPGIVKASMVMPDVHEGYGFPIGGVAATRYPDGAISPGGIGYDINCGVRLLISDLTYNQVKNRMEELSKELYRQVPSGMGKGGFVKLSAKNMDKALRLGAAWAVEEGYGNPADLENTESHGCLPDADPNKVSDQAKKRGRDQLGTIGSGNHFVEVGRVGDIYDEEAAAAYGLRLHQITILIHTGSRGLGHQVATDYLRLMMSAMAKYGIELPDRELACVPFSSPEGQDYFHAMCAAANFAWCNRQVITWECRKAWANVFGKSGGELKLMYDVAHNIAKVEEHAVDGEKMKVIVHRKGATRAFGPHFSELPEAYRHIGQPVLIPGSMGTASYVLAGTDESMASSFGSTCHGAGRRLSRRGAKKQVDAPKLIRELKEQGIHIQAGSHRGVAEEAPIAYKDVDLVVETVHQAGIAKKVARLRPLGVVKG
- a CDS encoding archease, producing the protein MYTIDHLSHTADIRLHLMADSREELFRAGFEAMNQIIKPDACRMPCPCIINQKIELDSVDATALFIDFLSDVLTLAHEHKAVFCEVEFQELNATHLRASIGGRPANGFDEDIKAVTYHEANVRQNVEGQWETLLIFDI
- a CDS encoding serine acetyltransferase → MEEKQFVDKLYASHQNAQRIPSPSAVCGWLEGLLTALFPELANRRYNSRRELEQHYRQLKLELFSILETMEEMLPVSAEELEQSFLDKLPTLHQLLHADAEALLRGDPAAVSKTEVIRTYPGFKAIAVYRLAHEFHRLGVPLIPRILTEHVHSLTGIDIHPGARIGESFCMDHGTGIVIGETVEIGNDVKLYQGVTLGALSVAKEMAKTKRHPTIEDRVVIYAGATILGGETVIGHDSTIGGSVWLTKSVPPHSRIYYDGYVRQKAEV
- a CDS encoding ATP-binding cassette domain-containing protein, producing MLSIQNISVSYGDHQVLTGASLEVAPGAIHGVLGMNGAGKTTFFEATYGRVPRLAGDCTLEGRPLQRADMAYLETESFFYPMLTGKEHLRLCAVSNPDFDIDGWNKLFHLPLDQLSDTYSSGMKQKLALMGALAAGRKVLILDEPFNGIDLESSEVFYQVLNHLRNQGRYILLSSHIMETLTNTCDAISYLQGGQFTRTYSKEEYPDMQLQIRKSLQGKIGDVLEGL